The proteins below come from a single Actinomycetota bacterium genomic window:
- a CDS encoding tetratricopeptide repeat protein, whose amino-acid sequence MRGVSSRVRPRRGDDPPPRHALVLPLPRPAPRRSGPRRHRGVRRLSPQGLRARPARSHQAVHRRDPQEARERAACVLRPVPQAGVLRRVPCRPQEARGREDQQAGHSRGSQVQGLEDQARPALPRAEGLVRVVPRLALVPALPQDRHAASVRLAEEAQPRGRGAQGGLQRLPHGPAVLPGVPPRPRQAARAGRGQLHAVPQGDEAEAADEDQEQGLRRARRALQGRQALRWPQGPAVPLRRVPHRVRARDRRWRFCGDARPEPPERGPRRAPVLRLPRCSGLPQRTHRQVSRRRALPALPPRAAALTRRAPRVRRAAPGGHLVELLGRRIRPLDAALWIVGALVAVVAVWLGAALVTDRLSAGGDSPVTREIAALEDLVRKEPANDVARLQLAQALSIAGREDEAVTHYRAVLQEDPENVTALSGLGFIASTRKQWETAEGYWQRIITLLEQTEGSGQNQALETAYFYMGDVLLEQKRYAEAIPYYRAALRIKRSSADVHYHLAVAYRETGSPTKYREELEAALAFDPVMPEANYDYGNILLAEGDRATAAEHFRASVDAAPGIEAPVEALEALGPAEDRIAAAQRLRETDPKAALVEARIAAALEPSDVAAWALCAGLYEKTGDVERALQMWKRVVALDGQNAEANEAVRRLSGAK is encoded by the coding sequence GTGCGCGGCGTGTCATCCCGAGTTCGGCCACGGCGCGGAGACGATCCGCCGCCCCGACATGCTCTCGTGCTACCGCTGCCACGGCCTGCTCCACGGCGCTCAGGGCCTCGTCGCCACCGAGGAGTGCGACGCCTGTCACCCCAAGGGCTTCGAGCTCGTCCCGCCCGATCACACCAAGCAGTTCATCGCCGGGACCCACAAGAAGCACGCGAACGAGCAGCCTGCGTACTGCGCCCAGTGCCACAAGCCGGAGTTCTGCGTCGAGTGCCATGCCGGCCGCAAGAAGCTCGCGGACGGGAAGATCAGCAAGCCGGTCATTCCCGCGGATCACAAGTCCAAGGACTGGAAGACCAAGCACGGCCCGCCCTACCTCGCGCAGAAGGGCTCGTGCGCGTCGTGCCACGACTCGCCCTCGTGCCAGCGCTGCCACAAGACCGTCATGCCGCATCCGTCCGACTGGCTGAAGAAGCACAGCCTCGAGGCCGGGGTGCCCAAGGAGGACTGCAACGTCTGCCACACGGACCGGCGGTTCTGCCAGGAGTGCCACCACGACCGCGTCAAGCGGCTCGAGCTGGTCGAGGCCAACTGCACGCCGTGCCACAAGGAGATGAAGCAGAAGCCGCCGACGAAGATCAAGAACAAGGGCTTCGCCGAGCACGCCGTGCACTTCAAGGTCGCCAAGCGCTTCGGTGGCCCCAAGGACCGGCCGTACCTCTGCGACGAGTGCCACATCGGGTTCGGGCACGTGACCGTCGGTGGAGATTCTGCGGGGACGCACGGCCAGAACCTCCCGAGCGCGGCCCACGACGTGCGCCTGTGCTACGGTTGCCACGGTGCTCTGGACTACCGCAACGTACTCATCGCCAAGTATCCCGGCGCCGAGCTCTGCCGGCGCTGCCACCAAGAGCTGCGGCTCTGACACGCCGGGCGCCGCGCGTCCGGCGTGCCGCCCCGGGAGGTCATCTCGTGGAACTGCTCGGCCGACGCATCCGCCCGCTCGACGCCGCGCTCTGGATCGTCGGGGCGCTCGTCGCCGTGGTCGCGGTGTGGCTCGGCGCGGCGCTCGTCACAGACCGGCTCTCGGCCGGCGGGGACTCTCCCGTCACGCGCGAGATCGCCGCGCTCGAGGACCTCGTCCGCAAGGAGCCGGCGAACGACGTCGCGCGGCTGCAGCTCGCCCAGGCGCTGTCGATCGCCGGCCGCGAGGACGAGGCGGTCACGCACTACCGGGCCGTCCTGCAGGAGGATCCCGAGAACGTCACCGCGCTGTCGGGCCTCGGCTTCATCGCGAGCACGCGCAAGCAGTGGGAGACCGCCGAGGGCTACTGGCAGCGCATCATCACCCTGCTGGAGCAGACCGAGGGGTCCGGCCAGAACCAGGCGCTGGAGACCGCGTACTTCTACATGGGCGACGTCCTCCTCGAGCAGAAGCGCTACGCCGAGGCGATCCCGTACTACCGGGCCGCCCTGCGCATCAAGCGCAGTTCCGCGGACGTGCACTACCACCTCGCCGTCGCGTACCGCGAGACCGGATCGCCAACCAAGTACCGCGAGGAGCTCGAGGCCGCTCTCGCCTTCGACCCCGTGATGCCCGAGGCGAACTACGACTACGGCAACATCCTGCTCGCGGAGGGCGACCGCGCGACGGCCGCGGAGCACTTCCGCGCGTCCGTCGACGCGGCCCCCGGCATCGAGGCGCCCGTCGAGGCGCTCGAGGCCCTCGGGCCCGCGGAAGACCGCATCGCCGCCGCGCAGCGGCTCCGCGAGACCGACCCGAAGGCCGCCCTCGTCGAGGCCCGCATCGCCGCTGCCCTCGAGCCCTCCGACGTGGCCGCGTGGGCGCTGTGCGCCGGACTCTACGAGAAGACCGGCGACGTGGAGCGCGCCTTGCAGATGTGGAAGCGGGTCGTGGCGCTCGACGGCCAGAACGCCGAGGCCAACGAGGCCGTGAGGAGGCTCTCGGGTGCGAAGTAG
- a CDS encoding twin-arginine translocation signal domain-containing protein has product MGHKETDFEGRGLSRRDFLKATAATVAAGGVADFAFNAEQALAYEGVAGYTVTISTCPYCSAQCGQRVVVEDATGEVVDIYGDYQSPTNSGGLCAKGAGAFQLVTNPRRVGAYEFPMTYQNQTLAAHPEHAEFASDGTGDPVIYKRVEGVSDWTAIDMATGLSEIATAMVAARGSFTAGEASGYNSQSVAFFGCSHMNTDENYLYRRMIAQFGTTNTEHQARI; this is encoded by the coding sequence ATGGGACACAAGGAGACAGACTTCGAGGGCCGCGGGCTTTCTCGGCGCGACTTCTTGAAGGCCACGGCCGCGACGGTCGCCGCAGGCGGCGTCGCGGACTTCGCCTTCAACGCCGAGCAGGCTCTGGCCTACGAGGGTGTCGCCGGCTACACCGTCACAATCTCGACGTGCCCCTACTGCTCCGCCCAGTGCGGGCAGCGGGTCGTCGTCGAGGACGCGACCGGTGAGGTCGTCGACATCTACGGTGACTACCAGTCGCCGACCAACTCGGGCGGCCTGTGCGCGAAGGGTGCGGGCGCGTTCCAGCTCGTGACCAACCCGCGCCGCGTGGGCGCGTACGAGTTCCCTATGACCTACCAGAACCAGACGCTGGCCGCCCACCCCGAGCACGCCGAGTTCGCGTCGGACGGCACGGGTGACCCCGTCATCTACAAGCGCGTCGAGGGTGTCAGCGACTGGACCGCCATCGACATGGCGACCGGCCTGTCCGAGATCGCCACGGCGATGGTCGCGGCCCGCGGCAGCTTCACCGCCGGCGAGGCGAGCGGCTACAACAGCCAGTCCGTGGCGTTCTTCGGCTGCTCGCACATGAACACGGACGAGAACTACCTGTACCGCCGCATGATCGCCCAGTTCGGGACCACGAACACCGAGCATCAGGCCCGCATATGA